The DNA region TGGGACGGTCTCAATGGATACCTGGGAAACCTGGAAGATTGTTGGAAGGGCCATGAGTGCCAGTACAAGGCCCCCTGAAAGAATTGACCATCCGAGACCCAGGAATACAACGAAGAACGCCAGGCCAAAGAGACCGAACACTATTGATGGTATGGAGGCCAGTGTCTCTGCACCGAACTTTATTAGCTTCACTATCCTTTCCTCTGTGGCGTACTCGGCCATGTAAACAGCTGCCCCTACACCAAGTGGAGTTGCGATTATTCCCGCGATGAGGGTGACGTATATGCTTGATACGATCATGGGGGCTATTCCACCGGCCCTCCCCGAGTCAATGGGTTCAGATAGCAGAAATTCCGGTGTCAATGCTGGAAGGCCCTTGAGCATTATGTAGCCTATTATAACAATCAGGATGAGTATTGTTACGAGGCCTGATGCCCACAGCACTCCTGTCATGATCTTCTGACTGGTTTTCGGTGAGATTATCCTGAAAGACATTCATGAACCTCCTAGAGGTATCCTCCACCTATCACAACCTTTTTCTTGTAGTGGAAGTAGTTTGCAACAACCAGCAGGACCATTATAAGCGCAAAGAGTATGATGGCTGTTCCAAAAAGGGCGCTGTAGTGTAGTCCCGTTGCATATCCCATTTCCAGTGCTATGTTGGATGTGAGGGCCCTTACAGGGTCCAGGATGGATGATGGTATCTGTGTAACGTTTCCTGCAACCATTATAACGGCAAGGGTCTCGCCAATGGCGCGGCCCATGCCCAGTATGATTGATGTTATTATACCGGGGATCGCTGCAGGAAAGATGACCTTGCGTATGGTCTGCCAGTGGGTTGCTCCCAGTGCAAGGGATGCCTCCTTGTACTCGAGGGGCACCGACCTTATGGCGTCCTCTGATACACTTATGATTGTGGGCATGATCATGACCGTGAGTATGAGTGCTGCTGTGAGCATTCCGAAACCTGTGCCCCCTATGTTGGTCCTCACATATGGCACAAGCACTATGAGACCAAAGAATCCGTATACCACGGAGGGTATTGCTGCAAGGGTCTCTATCACAGGTTTCAGGATTTTGCGCATGATCTCAGGGGCCACCTCTGCCATGAATATGGCGCACAGGATTGATAGTGGAACCGCTATTGCAAGTGAGAGGAGAGTGATGCAAATGGACCCCACTATCATCGTGAAGACACCATACTTACCATCAGACGGTGCCCAGTCCATTCCGAATATGAAATTTATCACACCATAGTCCTGGAGTATCGGAATTCCCTCACGGAATATAAAGGTTATTATGAGAAGTATCGCGATTATGGAGAAGATCGCGGTTATGAAAAGACCCTTCTCAATGAGATTTTCCCTTGTCTTGCTGATCATGTTTTACCTCCTAGGTATCATCTGAGACATTTGCTATTGCAGGGACAACCTTCTGGCTCCTGATAATTGCCTGTCCCTCTGGTGAAAAGACCCAGTCAATGAAGTCCTTCACAACCCCCACGGGTTCCCCTTTGGTTATGAATTCAAATGGAACAACAAGGGGATATGAACCATCGGCCACTGTGGTCTCAGAGGGGGTTATTCCGTTCACCTCAAGTGCTTTTACATCTGAACTCATATGGGCCATTGAGACAAAACCCACCGCATAGGGGTCACTCTTTATTGCCTGTTTCACAGATTCTGTGGACCCCTGGACAATTGCATCTGACCTTATCTTTTCATCCTTCATTACAAGTGATTTGAATGAGCTTCTGGTTCCTGAGCCCTCCTCACGTACTATAACATGTATCTCCGCATCTGGGCCTCCAACCTCCTTCCAGTTACGGATCTTTCCGCTGAAGATGTCCCTCAGCTGTTCTGTTGTGAGGTCGTTGACTGGGTTCTGGTGGTTGACAGCAATAACTATGCCATCCTTTCCTATAACATATTCCTTAAGTCCATCCCTTTCATCGGGTTTGAGGGCCTTTGAACTTGTTCCTATATCAACAACTCCCTGCTGGGCTGTCCTTATACCCATTCCAGAACC from Methanothermobacter sp. K4 includes:
- the pstC gene encoding phosphate ABC transporter permease subunit PstC, giving the protein MISKTRENLIEKGLFITAIFSIIAILLIITFIFREGIPILQDYGVINFIFGMDWAPSDGKYGVFTMIVGSICITLLSLAIAVPLSILCAIFMAEVAPEIMRKILKPVIETLAAIPSVVYGFFGLIVLVPYVRTNIGGTGFGMLTAALILTVMIMPTIISVSEDAIRSVPLEYKEASLALGATHWQTIRKVIFPAAIPGIITSIILGMGRAIGETLAVIMVAGNVTQIPSSILDPVRALTSNIALEMGYATGLHYSALFGTAIILFALIMVLLVVANYFHYKKKVVIGGGYL
- a CDS encoding phosphate ABC transporter substrate-binding protein, translated to MDVKPRNILIIIIIIALAYFMIKPGSDYERIEIAGSTSVQPVAEKLAEEYMKDHPDVRINVQGGGSGMGIRTAQQGVVDIGTSSKALKPDERDGLKEYVIGKDGIVIAVNHQNPVNDLTTEQLRDIFSGKIRNWKEVGGPDAEIHVIVREEGSGTRSSFKSLVMKDEKIRSDAIVQGSTESVKQAIKSDPYAVGFVSMAHMSSDVKALEVNGITPSETTVADGSYPLVVPFEFITKGEPVGVVKDFIDWVFSPEGQAIIRSQKVVPAIANVSDDT
- the pstA gene encoding phosphate ABC transporter permease PstA; the encoded protein is MSFRIISPKTSQKIMTGVLWASGLVTILILIVIIGYIMLKGLPALTPEFLLSEPIDSGRAGGIAPMIVSSIYVTLIAGIIATPLGVGAAVYMAEYATEERIVKLIKFGAETLASIPSIVFGLFGLAFFVVFLGLGWSILSGGLVLALMALPTIFQVSQVSIETVPQSYREGSLALGATKWETIYRVVVPAALPGITTGVILGMARAISEAAAVMFVVGSALAMPISIFDPGRPLPLHLYIIATEGLSLKNAYGTAAVLVIIVLLITVLTNTLVDRYRRKMMGR